The Planctomycetota bacterium genome has a segment encoding these proteins:
- a CDS encoding Do family serine endopeptidase, with the protein MIVPGSIRAAVAGWRAARWQRVFLLGLAAAAAAGSSTPALRADEPPAEAMAHANALSRAFRYAAGRATPSVVVVRSEVQARRQPSGGQRRDNQQNNQENPFKGTPFEDFFRDGVPEGFQFGPDGPMPGPGGRGRSGVGSGVIVDSKGIVLTNNHVVEGADVVTVELSDGREFKAAEIKTDPASDLAVIRLADADSLPVAKLGNSDDLDIGDWVIAIGNPFELETTVSAGIISAKGRELDNVRRAKFLQTDAAINPGNSGGPLVNLAGEVVGINTAIASNTGSYNGIGFAIPVNLAKWVSNQLIARGKVERAWLGVSIGSLDGPMAAKLGVKDRRGVLVTEVIRDSPAARAGVEELDVITGFDGAAVDGPRTLQEVVERAEVGRSHSLAVLRDGRKVNLDIKVAPLPDRVAAGPDPRPRRLEREDSFTSEAFGLTVRDKEAAVGEGEDPFAGFDGVIIEKVAPDGVADDSGLVPGLLIRKVGRVPVATAADFAAAIERVSPEDGVMLQVRTPRGNAVILLKKGG; encoded by the coding sequence ATGATCGTGCCAGGTTCGATTCGGGCCGCCGTCGCCGGGTGGCGTGCCGCGCGGTGGCAGCGGGTTTTCCTCCTCGGTCTCGCCGCCGCCGCGGCGGCCGGCTCCTCCACCCCCGCCCTCCGGGCAGACGAGCCTCCGGCCGAGGCGATGGCCCATGCCAACGCCCTGTCGCGGGCGTTCCGCTACGCCGCCGGGCGGGCGACGCCGAGCGTCGTCGTCGTCCGCAGCGAGGTCCAGGCCAGGCGCCAGCCCAGCGGTGGCCAGCGGCGCGACAATCAGCAGAACAACCAGGAGAACCCGTTCAAGGGCACACCGTTCGAGGACTTTTTCCGTGACGGCGTCCCGGAGGGCTTCCAGTTCGGCCCCGACGGTCCGATGCCGGGCCCCGGCGGCCGCGGCCGTTCGGGCGTCGGCTCCGGTGTGATCGTCGACTCGAAGGGGATCGTGCTCACCAACAATCACGTCGTCGAGGGTGCCGACGTCGTCACCGTCGAATTGTCCGACGGACGCGAGTTCAAGGCGGCCGAGATCAAGACCGATCCGGCCAGCGACCTGGCGGTGATCCGCCTCGCCGACGCCGATTCGCTTCCGGTCGCGAAACTCGGCAACTCCGACGATCTCGACATCGGCGACTGGGTGATCGCGATCGGCAATCCGTTCGAGCTCGAGACAACCGTCAGCGCCGGGATCATCAGCGCCAAGGGGCGCGAGCTCGACAACGTGCGCCGGGCGAAGTTCCTCCAGACCGATGCCGCCATCAACCCCGGCAACTCGGGCGGGCCGCTGGTGAATCTCGCCGGCGAGGTGGTCGGGATCAACACCGCGATCGCCTCCAACACCGGCTCCTACAACGGCATCGGGTTCGCCATTCCCGTCAACCTCGCCAAGTGGGTCAGCAATCAGCTGATCGCGCGCGGTAAGGTCGAACGCGCCTGGCTCGGCGTGTCGATCGGCTCACTCGACGGTCCGATGGCCGCCAAGCTCGGCGTCAAGGACCGCCGCGGCGTGCTCGTCACGGAGGTCATCCGCGATTCGCCTGCGGCGCGGGCCGGCGTCGAGGAGCTCGACGTGATCACGGGATTCGACGGGGCCGCGGTCGACGGTCCGCGGACGCTCCAGGAGGTCGTCGAGCGGGCCGAGGTCGGCCGGTCCCATTCGCTCGCCGTTCTCCGTGACGGCCGCAAGGTGAACCTCGACATCAAGGTCGCCCCGCTACCCGACCGGGTCGCCGCCGGCCCCGACCCGCGCCCCCGGCGCCTCGAGCGCGAGGACAGCTTCACGTCGGAGGCGTTCGGGCTCACGGTGCGTGACAAGGAGGCGGCCGTCGGCGAGGGGGAGGATCCGTTCGCGGGATTCGACGGTGTGATCATCGAAAAGGTCGCCCCCGACGGGGTCGCCGACGACAGTGGGCTCGTCCCCGGCCTGCTCATCCGCAAAGTGGGGCGCGTGCCTGTCGCCACTGCCGCGGACTTCGCCGCGGCGATCGAGCGGGTGTCACCCGAGGATGGCGTGATGCTCCAGGTGCGGACGCCGCGCGGCAACGCCGTGATCCTCCTCAAGAAGGGCGGCTGA